ccaaaccccaaaaaaccaaaggcccaatgttttctctcatatgcggatgctgattcacaataaggggggggtggatagggaagaatagagtgactttatattagatagaggggagtgaagggaggggaggggtatggagGTGGGAATAAtatagagtgaaacaaacattgtTACcttatgtacttgtatgattgcatgacGGATGTgttcctgcaatatgtataatcagaggatgagagattacactccatttacgtatgatctatcaaagtgcataaatgcattctactgtcatgtacaactcatgagaaaaaaaatgaaaaaaatttttacaaagaaataaaaaaaattgaaaaatgaagcccagaaaaaaaattaaaacaatacaaaggCAATACGAAGGAGAATTAACTTTAGGGCAGCACTTCTGACATCACTGTAAGTTTTAGCATTGTGGATATTACCAGGAAACTTCTGGATGCCATTGAGGATTTCCTCCTGGCTGGATTTGGAGAGTCTCCTGTTGCTCACAGGAAGTGGGTCCTGCTATAAAGGGCCCAGCAGAGGCGACGACGCTCAACAGGGCTTGGCTGACTTCGCATCAGAAACACCCAGGAGCAGGAGACAGAGCATCGCCACTCACCTGAGCAGTCCCAGCCCAAGGACCAGCGCAGAACAGTAAGTGCAGCCTTCATTGCAAGAGCGGCCTCGGGCCAGGAGGCAGATTCATCAGTATGAACCCATGTGCAGACAGCCTTCTGATAAGAGATCCGTGCAAGCTTTAATTGTATTGGGGTTAAAGCCTGTCTTGTCTCTTTTGCCTAAAGGAggaaaatcttaaattttgtatttattcattccagTAACACCTTTCAGATAAATACGTGGCACTGGGATCCTTTATCCTAAACCTCATGCTGGTGCCTTAAACATCAGAATGATTTGAGTAACTGGCTGCCtaacttttccttctgtaatCAATTTTTCTCCCCAGGAAAACTCCAAGTCTAGCCCACTGGTGAGAAGAAGCCTGAAGTCATGATTGCTTCACAGATTCTCTCCACTCTCACTTTTGGTAAGTCGCTGTCATGAGACGGGCCAGGGCTTCTCATCTCCTCCCGACTGACACCGGAGACCAGGTTATTCTTCCTGGTGTGGGACTGTCCTGTGCGTGCTGGATGTTTAGCAGCAGCCTGGCCTCTACCTGCCTGGCGTGAGGGAAACTGACTTCTTAGTGTCCTATTTCCATCTGTGTAAATATCGATCAAAAATGGTCTATGCAGGCATTGTGACAATTCAGTGATAGATAGTTTAGGTGTCTGGGGGCATCTGGACAAATCTGAAGAAGGCAGCAATCTGACGGTCATGGTGACTTCATATTCCCAAAGACATGATTTTGGTTCTGAGTGCCTCGCATGGCGCCTGGTAGCTCATACTAAGGCTCAGTACTGCAGAATCAGAGGCAGAATCACAAGGCTGTTGGGAGGGTGAGAACAGAGCCCTGGGGTGGCCAGGCGCAGAGCGAGGCACAGTGATGCTGCTTTCTCTCATATTGCCTCCTACTTTTCCAAAGGTGAATGACTTTGTCATCCTAATCCAGACTATGCCCAAAATAAGACAACAAAGACCCAGTGAGCAGAGTTAGACCCCAGCAGGACTAAACACTGCCATTCTTTCTCGCTCCCCCCCAGTGCTCCTCCTTAGAGAGAGTGCAGCCTGGACTTACGGTGTGTCCACAAGCAACATGACTTATGACGAGGCCAGTGCTTACTGTCAGCAGAGGTACACACATCTGGTCGCAATTCAAAACAAGGAGGAGATCGAGTACCTGAACGCCACGTTGAGCTATTCTCCAAGTTACTACTGGATCGGAATCAGAAAGGTCAATGGCGTGTGGGTCTGGGTGGGGACCCAGAAGCCCCTGACCAAAGAAGCCGAGAACTGGGCTCCAGGAGAACCAAACAACAAGCAGAACAACGAGGACTGCGTGGAGATCTACATCAAGAGACCAGAAGGTTCCGGCATGTGGAACGATGAGAGATGCAGCAAGAGGAAGCTTGCGCTGTGCTACACAGGTAGGGAGCTCAGGCCGCCGCGTGCTGAGGACTCGCAGTGGCAGCAGCTGGCCTCCACTGTGGTCCGTGGCTCTGAAGGATACGATGTGTCCCGGCTAAGGTCCCCTTTACTCCTCTGTGCAGACGTAGGCAGGAACCTGTGTACTGTGTGGCCTGAGCGCACACGGGAGGGCCACACAGACCCAGGTGGCAGCTCAGTCACTCGTTTAGTTTTGGCAGGGGAACTGTCTTCCGGCTAGTGACGCAGGGACACCCAAGCGTGGTACAGCTGCAGCTCCTCCCCACGTCTCCAACATTAGTATCCGATACAAAAAGATGAGCCTGGAGCTCAGATCTGGCATTTTGTGCAGCACCATTAAAATCCCGGGCACCTGGTACCCTAGGTGATGCCCACTGCACACTGCTGATCCCAACAGTAACAAATTCTTTACAAGCACAACAACTGTCCTGGTGGCTTGTGTTCCTGCAGCTGCCTGCAACCAGGCCTCCTGCAGTGGCCATGGCGAGTGTATAGAGACCATCAACAACTACACCTGCAGGTGTCAGCCCGGCTTCCGTGGACTCGAGTGTGAGCAAGGTAAGTTGTTGTCACCTCCCCCTTCACTTGGGACCGAGGCCCCTTccctcccagctgctctggagtgTGGCCTGCATATCTTCCCTCCCTGGACCAGTCAGAGCCTGTCTTCCTCCCGCTGTCGGAGGCGAGGGCTGGGCAGAACTCACCTGGGTCCCCTTTGCAGTTGTGACCTGTGAAGCACAGAAGGACCCTGAGCATGGAAGGCTGGATTGCACTGCACCCTTTGGGACCTTCAGCTACAGTTCCTCCTGCTCCGTCAGCTGCGATGAGGGCTACCTGCCAAGCAGCACGGAGACCAGCCAGTGTACATTCTCTGGGGAATGGAGTGCTCCTCCTCCCACCTGCAAAGGTGAGCCTCCTTCAGACGCGAGGACAGTCCCCACTCACCCTCATCGACCCAGGCTCTTATCCAACCCCAGGGGAAGCTCTTTTGGTGGTCATCTTAGTCAATCATGCTCTCTCAGCCATGTATGTTGTCTCTCAGGGACACACTTGGTTTGAGAGAGGTTTATATTCTGTGTTTGAAGTGGGCATCTTAGGTTCTGGTGCCTTGTAAGCACAGAACCACCTGCAGAATCCTAAtggcctcccttcccttctccttccctctctgccttGGCCATGCAATGGGACTAACTTAAGACAGGGACCATCAAGCAGGCTCAgcatttcccttttttctctcaatCTTACCTTCTGGAGCAGAGGCAAAAAGTTCAGGCCTTCTGATCCCACTGAATTTGTATGTCACCATTGTTTTTATCCTAACTAGTCAAAAATACTGATcgggaatttattttttcttcatatttgctTTCTTGTCAATAGAGACAATTTTGCACAAAGTAAAATAGATAGGAAAAGAAGGATCCattaataaaaatgagcaaaaacttCTTTGTGGGGTTTATGTTCCCAAGCATTGACTTTGGGATCTACTTTCGAAAGTGACTGTCTTCCTGTTATAAATTCCAAGCCAATAGGCAGTGAAAATAGGCTTCTTTGAAATTCATGGAGCTCTTTCAACTCCCCAGTGGTTGAGTGTGATGCTTTGGCACACCCACCCCACGGCACTGTGGACTGTGGCCCGAACTCTGGAAGTGTCCCCTGGAACACCACGTGTGCCTTTGACTGTGAGGAAGGATTTGAGCGCGTGGGAGCGCAGAACCTGAAGTGCACCTCCACCGGGAGCTGGGATGATGAGAAGCTGCGGTGCAAAGGTAATGTCCACACGGACAAAGTCaacattctctttctcttcctacaCTCGAAGTGGCAGCCAGCCTTGCTAATGTACATGGGTGCCTGCTTTGCAGCTGTGACGTGTGAAGCCATCCCCATGCTGCAGAACGGCTCTGTGCACTGTGTCCACTCCAAGGCTGGAGAGCTCACCTTCAAGTCGTCCTGCAAATTCACCTGTGACGGGGGCTTCAGGCTGCTGGGGCCAGCCCAGGTCGAATGCACAGCACAAGGCCAGTGGTCACAGCAAATTCCAGTGTGTGCAGGTGAGCAGAGATTGTGCCCTTACACGTTCCTTTCTAAAAGAGCAGTGATCTCCGAGCTTGTGCAGGGAAAATGAGAGCAGATGTCAACTTCAGCCATAGGTACCAGATTTGATGGACAACAGTCCTACCTTTGCGAGTCATGTGCAAGAACCAGGGAAAAGACTATGTAATTCTGAGTGAATGCTTTGCTGGTTTCTTAAATATGCTATGTTAACATACACTATAGACATTGGCATGGAATAGGCAGAATTCTTAGTCTAAACAAAATCCcattagaaaatttagaaagcaGAATGAGAACATGACCAGAAGCTAAGCTCTTCTCATTCCTTTCTTCTGCAACTACCAGTGACTAGCAATGAAGAGGAAGCCCCAGCATGGGCCGGTTGTGGAGATGGCCTTGCACACACATGAGCACTGAAACTTAGCTCCAGGATGTTGGAGACATGCAGGTCCCATTACCAGGCATGGTTTCCTCATTAGCTAATGCAGCTCAGAATGATTTCCAGGGGAAAAGAGCGGCATCAAAGCCAAGCTCCAAGCAGGCAGATTTTCCTGGcgccttcttctcttcctttctttttggccCCATCTGCAAGCATCCAGGATCTGTAAGTTGTCCTCTGGCTGCATAAAATCTTTCCTTTGACTTAACTTCCTGTCCATGTCAGAAGAACAGTGCTCAGTTTCCTGTTAAAGGCTGCTCTTTAGTATGTGCCATTACAGGTGAGGGACTGGAACTCAAAACAGCCAGCTTCCCAGTTGCTCAGGGAATATCGAGGAATCTGGACTTTTTTGAATGTTGCTTGGTCCTAAATGACCTGGGTGGTCAAATACCAAGCAGTCTGCAGTTTCACAGTGGTATTTTCTGACCACCATTTTGATGTCTCAGCTTTCCAGTGTGCAGCCTTATCCAGCCCGGAGCGAGGCCATGTGAATTGTCTTCCTAGTGCTTCTGGAGGCTTCCAAAATGGATCCAGCTGTAGGTTCTCCTGTGAGCCAGGATTTGCTTTGAAGGGATCTGAAAGGCTCGAGTGTGGCCCCACTGGGGAGTGGGACAGTGAGAAGCCCGCGTGTGAAGGTACCGACTTTGTTTCCATTTGATTTAAGATAAAAGCCACCAGGGAGCCCAGGCTTGGCTGCCTGGAGAGCCCTGCGGCCGCCTGGCACACACAGGCTCCACAGGGCTCGCTCTTGCCTTCCAGCTGTGCAGTGTGCTGCTCTCTCTGCGCCCCGGAACGGCTCTGTGAGGTGCACTCCTTCCCCCACTGGGAAGTTCCCCTACAAGTCCTCTTGCACCTTCCACTGTGAGGACGGCTTTGACCTACACGGATCAGCTCAGCTGGAGTGCACATCTCAGGGACAGTGGACACACGAGGTCCCCTCCTGCCAAGGTAGGGGGAGTTCAGGTCACATGCCTCGTAAGATTGCGACCCTCAGTGGCTTCAGGGGCTTTGGTCCTAATTTCCTACATGCTGAGTCCTATGCAGGGTTGATAAGCTGCACTTCTTGGTGACTTAGGGTGCTTTAGAAGCTTCCAGCAGTTTTCCTAACCTCCACCCTTGTGCCTGTCATTTACAGTGGTGCAGTGCTCAAGCCTGGCAGCTCCAGGAAAGGTCAACGTGAGCTGCAGTGGAGAGCCTGTGGCTGGCACTGTGTGTGAGTTTGCGTGTCCCGAAGGCTGGACGCTCAATGGCTCTGCGGCTCTGACGTGTGGTGCCACAGGACACTGGTCTGGGACGCTGCCTACCTGTGAAGGTGATGCATTGACTGAGGCTGGCTGCCGGGTGACCAGAGAGAAGTGAGGGAGCCCTGTTGCCATAGCGATTAAAGATGCCTTGTGTCCATCTCAGAATGGTTACCCAGCTGGGCACATTTATGCTTATGGAGATAGGCAGGAGACGGAGACTGGGCATGTGGGCGGAAAGGGGAGAATTCCGACAAATGGCAAAGGAGAcctggagaggaaaggaagagggggaaatggaagagagagggggcgggggagggagaGGTAGAGGACACAGGTGCAGCCAGCGTCCAGCAGGCAGGGTAGAGTTCTGCCTGGCAGCGGTGGGCAGCCAAGGCGGGCTGGACGGGTCTCAACAGCCTGTTATGCCACCTCTGCCTCATGACTTGAACCAGACAGTTCAAGTTACCCGGGCACCAATGTAACAGAAAAGGTGACGTGGACGGGCAGGAAGATCTTCAAGCCAGGTCCTCATGGCCACCCTCCCCTCTGTTGCCGTAGCTCTGCCCGAGTCCAACATTCCCTTGGCAGCTGGACTTTCTGCTGCAGGAACCTCTCTCCTGACAGTGACATCAGTTCTCCTCTGGCTTCGGAAGAAAGGTGAGGGAGTTGATGAATGTGCtccaaaaacattttcaaaaatatcattttttcctGATTGTTGCCATATAGTTTCTCTTGTAAATTTAGACAGTTACTACAATCTAGCGATTGCATGAACACTAATATACTGCTTTATAATTAAGCAAAAGTCTTAGGAAGAGTTCAAAGGCAACTgagattttgaagaattttaggAAATATAAATGTTAACCTTGCTAACATTGTTCAACCCCAAAGGGCGCTATTTGCATTGACTTCTGTGTTGTCTCTGAAGTTGTGAAATGGGACTGGCATAATTCGTGCTCTGGGGAGGATGGATAAATGCTTCCTTAAAAGATttgggctgggtggggtggcacatgcctgtgatcccagcggctcaggaggctgaggcaggaagattgcgagttcaaagtcagcctcagcaaaagcgagatgctaagcaactcagtgagaccctgtctctaaaaaaaatgcaaaatagggctggggttgtggctcaggacccgagtgtccctgtgttcaatccccagaacctccacctctaaaaaaaaaaaaaaaaattatttggaacaCAGTCTTAAATTTAGAGATACCTCCTAAGGATTATGTGAACACATCTATTCACACTCATGACTTGTTTGgtttaaagagaaaaacactattttagaaaacttgatcccagggattgaacccaggagctcttaaccaccgagtcacatccccagtcctttttgtgttttattctaagacaggtccttgctgaggctggctttgaacttgcagtcctcctgcctcagcgtcctgagttgcagggattataggcatgcaccattccACCCCACAGAAAAAGgttaaaactaaattttagacATTTGAGAAATAAGGttcttcatgtaaaaaaaaaaaaaaaaaaaagtcctgactTGGGGCTTGTCCTTTGAAGGCTGTGCACTGTGCATTTACTTTAGTAACCTGGTCGTGTTCCCGCTCTGATTGTTACAGAGCCCAGGTGCACTGAGCTTGCAGGCCCTGATGATCAGGTCATATTGTATCTGGATTTGCAATGTCCTTAAAAGTCATTTGGTCTAAAGgatggttttctttctcttgcagcAAGGAAATTTGTCCCTGCTAGGTAAGCTGCATTCTTGCACAATGCATGCTGTGAACATTCTaaacattttcctcccttcctgctgGAACAGTGGCTCATTAGTGTTCTTATGTATCCCACAGCAGCTGCCAAAGCCTGGAATCCTATGGAAACTACCAGATGCCTTCAGACTCCATCTAAGCTCAAAGGACTCTGGTGAGACTTGTAAGTGGAAGTCACGAGGGAACATTCTCTCTAGGCGCTCTGCTCATCCTTGGGCCCCTCCAAACCTGCCATTTCCCACAGGGACTCTCCATCTCCATGGCACTTGCTGGaaagtcattttgtttctttgcagGGGAGGGAAGAAACAGAGATCTGGCTTTCCTGGGGCAATTCCTCTATGAAAGATAATAATGATGGTGACAGTTGACCCTTATGTGGCACTTACTGTGCCCTAGAAACTGCTCTAAGCTAGGAGCCCCATGAGATAGGGATGACTActctatttttcctcattttgaaggagcaaaggaggcagagagaagtcAAGTGACTTGCCTGAAGTCTCAAAGCTCCTAAGTGGAGGAGCTGGGATGtaaacccaggcagtctggttCTAGCATCTGTGTTCTTAAGCATCTGCTCTGCTTGGGAGGATTTGTAATGGTCAAGTGAAGTCCCTtgcaatacttaaaaaaattaataaacaatttttGCGCAGTTTTAAGTGTATAGAAAAATTGAGCAGCGTTTTGTCATCTTTAGGGTTATCTGCATCTCGTCCTAGCATGACTCCTTGGGTGCAGTTGATGGAGCAGTAGAGATGTAGTATTATTAACGTCCCAAGGTTACTTTAGGGTTCACTGTGTTGTGCATTCTGCTGGGTTTAACAGATGTGTGATCCCTGTAGCCACCATGAGGGTGCCATGGAGAATAGTTTCCCTGTCCTAGCTGAAGAGCACTGGCTGTTGCTCTTTGGGTGACCCCAGCCAGAGTGCACGCTGTCTGTGCTAGAACGTGTACTCTGTTGGCACCTCCAGTATGCACAAGTGTCCTGATGACACATGTTTGCTTGCACTTGCAGGAACCCTGGTGCATCCTGGGAACTAGAGTGACTCACTGAAGACAGCAGAGCTGTCCTGGGCCCCTGGCCTTCCTGGACATTGTACCTGTGCCTTGACAGCTGGGACCACGACTTCAGTGGATGAGAGTTCAGAGCCAAGGACAGCCTTCCACTAAAAGACACAACGCAGAAGAAAGCCTTCTGTTTCCTATTCCCAGGATAGAAAGTGCTGGCCACTGAGGAGAGAGGATCGTCTTCAAAGCAAGTTG
This genomic stretch from Sciurus carolinensis chromosome 12, mSciCar1.2, whole genome shotgun sequence harbors:
- the LOC124961068 gene encoding E-selectin-like isoform X2: MIASQILSTLTFVLLLRESAAWTYGVSTSNMTYDEASAYCQQRYTHLVAIQNKEEIEYLNATLSYSPSYYWIGIRKVNGVWVWVGTQKPLTKEAENWAPGEPNNKQNNEDCVEIYIKRPEGSGMWNDERCSKRKLALCYTAACNQASCSGHGECIETINNYTCRCQPGFRGLECEQVVTCEAQKDPEHGRLDCTAPFGTFSYSSSCSVSCDEGYLPSSTETSQCTFSGEWSAPPPTCKVVECDALAHPPHGTVDCGPNSGSVPWNTTCAFDCEEGFERVGAQNLKCTSTGSWDDEKLRCKAVTCEAIPMLQNGSVHCVHSKAGELTFKSSCKFTCDGGFRLLGPAQVECTAQGQWSQQIPVCAAFQCAALSSPERGHVNCLPSASGGFQNGSSCRFSCEPGFALKGSERLECGPTGEWDSEKPACEAVQCAALSAPRNGSVRCTPSPTGKFPYKSSCTFHCEDGFDLHGSAQLECTSQGQWTHEVPSCQVVQCSSLAAPGKVNVSCSGEPVAGTVCEFACPEGWTLNGSAALTCGATGHWSGTLPTCEALPESNIPLAAGLSAAGTSLLTVTSVLLWLRKKARKFVPASCQSLESYGNYQMPSDSI
- the LOC124961068 gene encoding E-selectin-like isoform X1, which produces MIASQILSTLTFVLLLRESAAWTYGVSTSNMTYDEASAYCQQRYTHLVAIQNKEEIEYLNATLSYSPSYYWIGIRKVNGVWVWVGTQKPLTKEAENWAPGEPNNKQNNEDCVEIYIKRPEGSGMWNDERCSKRKLALCYTAACNQASCSGHGECIETINNYTCRCQPGFRGLECEQVVTCEAQKDPEHGRLDCTAPFGTFSYSSSCSVSCDEGYLPSSTETSQCTFSGEWSAPPPTCKVVECDALAHPPHGTVDCGPNSGSVPWNTTCAFDCEEGFERVGAQNLKCTSTGSWDDEKLRCKAVTCEAIPMLQNGSVHCVHSKAGELTFKSSCKFTCDGGFRLLGPAQVECTAQGQWSQQIPVCAAFQCAALSSPERGHVNCLPSASGGFQNGSSCRFSCEPGFALKGSERLECGPTGEWDSEKPACEAVQCAALSAPRNGSVRCTPSPTGKFPYKSSCTFHCEDGFDLHGSAQLECTSQGQWTHEVPSCQVVQCSSLAAPGKVNVSCSGEPVAGTVCEFACPEGWTLNGSAALTCGATGHWSGTLPTCEALPESNIPLAAGLSAAGTSLLTVTSVLLWLRKKARKFVPASSCQSLESYGNYQMPSDSI